A window of the Clupea harengus chromosome 8, Ch_v2.0.2, whole genome shotgun sequence genome harbors these coding sequences:
- the si:dkey-175g6.2 gene encoding neurosecretory protein VGF, with protein sequence MTRCHRSSCTSLFLLALLAVAPQLASAVSLPANDSPSSSSSTSSSSSSSSSSSSSSSSSRGHHDIQVQQLAQATVSKVGHGATRTHRRDDARVPAAFQQSSPSSDVSAAWALASILMNSIDHPRKEVEERGAGGHVTDADGDDEGVSREGAGGELGYTEDQMEEEESVESLREEVNIAARQLADYSEPWDADEQQEKEERDQRSPLTQEGSELEEKEEEEERVFEKQVDDVVEALSKTSTNRNAGKLQRETRGYFQNIDLGLQDNEILPPLKGYKAYNQQLAQATKKLKWQEDKTKEPAPTYERNFMDDFDNPEQDEDEESLAREDEEARARAEQEEVRRQQAEAEAAREEEQRLADIASDMLLEYMGRKQQTSFMKQRQKASILGNGAEDKRSNEVESDDDDDGDLDLQTIDRLIEISSKLHLPADDVVEIISDVEEKKRRKDSPAAIVPRFRPLVGPSRPQSPVYKYPPTPKISKPSKSVKPYKKWYKEKGKSKGFKQDYWFKPAKQFMAYPSYPYYQKPYRAYYPVYFPPPKPRLYSKPAFAYDYNFEDSLDYGLKPPKRRNMNKLKGKGQSWKVMSLGPPTPYLSNYILPHPRTYYPLPMPKPQPPYYPLPMPKPQPSANRRPSASFPSLYYPPDYDNGDLGEKQESDEELENFMEKIYFHRRIF encoded by the coding sequence ATGACCAGGTGTCACCGTTCCTCCTGCACCTCACTTTTTCTCTTAGCCCTCCTCGCCGTCGCCCCCCAGCTGGCCAGCGCTGTCTCTCTGCCCGCCAACGACAgcccctccagcagcagcagcaccagcagcagcagcagcagcagcagcagcagcagcagcagcagcagcagcagccgtggCCATCATGACATCCAGGTCCAGCAACTGGCGCAGGCAACAGTGTCCAAGGTCGGGCACGGCGCTACCAGGACGCACCGCAGAGACGACGCCCGTGTGCCGGCCGCGTTCCAGCAAAGTTCGCCGTCTTCAGACGTAAGCGCAGCCTGGGCGCTCGCTTCTATTCTGATGAACTCGATTGACCATCCGaggaaagaggtggaggagagaggcgcAGGGGGGCACGTGACAGACGCGGACGGTGATGATGAGGGGGTGAGTCGGGAAGGAGCTGGCGGGGAGCTGGGATATACGGAAGAccagatggaagaggaggagagcgtgGAGTCACTGAGGGAGGAGGTCAACATTGCAGCTCGCCAACTGGCAGATTATAGTGAGCCGTGGGACGCGGACGAACAgcaggagaaggaagagagagatcaaaGGTCACCCCTGACCCAAGAGGGGAgcgagctggaggagaaggaggaggaggaggagagggttttTGAGAAGCAGGTAGATGATGTGGTTGAGGCCCTGTCCAAAACCAGCACCAACAGGAACGCTGGCAAGCTGCAGCGCGAGACCAGAGGCTACTTCCAGAACATTGACCTTGGTCTCCAGGACAACGAGATTCTTCCACCACTGAAGGGCTACAAGGCGTACAACCAGCAGCTGGCACAGGCCACCAAGAAGCTGAAGTGGCAAGAGGACAAGACAAAAGAGCCGGCCCCCACTTACGAAAGAAACTTTATGGACGACTTTGACAACCCTGAGCAGGACGAGGACGAAGAGTCGCTGGCACGGGAAGATGAGGAGGCCAGGGCGCGGGCCGAGCAGGAGGAGGTGCGGAGGCAGCAGGCTGAGGCGGAGGCGGCTCGAGAGGAGGAGCAGCGCCTGGCCGACATCGCCTCAGACATGCTCCTGGAGTACATGGGCCGCAAGCAGCAGACATCCTTCATGAAGCAGCGTCAGAAGGCCAGCATCCTGGGTAACGGGGCCGAGGACAAGCGCTCCAATGAGGTGGAGAGCGACGATGACGACGACGGTGACCTCGACCTCCAGACCATCGACCGGCTGATTGAGATCTCCAGCAAGCTGCACCTACCTGCCGACGACGTGGTAGAGATCATCAGTGACgttgaggagaaaaagaggaggaaggacTCCCCAGCGGCCATCGTCCCACGCTTCCGGCCCCTAGTGGGCCCCTCCAGACCCCAGAGTCCTGTTTACAAATACCCTCCCACCCCCAAAATCTCCAAACCCTCCAAGAGTGTCAAGCCATACAAAAAATGGTACAAGGAGAAGGGCAAATCCAAGGGGTTCAAACAGGATTACTGGTTTAAGCCAGCCAAACAATTTATGGCCTATCCATCTTATCCATACTACCAGAAGCCATACCGGGCCTATTACCCTGTGTACTTCCCCCCTCCTAAGCCTCGCCTCTATTCAAAGCCAGCATTTGCATACGATTACAACTTTGAGGACTCACTGGACTATGGCCTCAAGCCGCCCAAGCGCAGGAACATGAACAAGCTGAAGGGCAAAGGCCAGAGCTGGAAGGTCATGTCTCtgggcccccccaccccttaccTTTCCAATTACATTCTGCCCCATCCCCGGACATACTACCCTCTCCCCATGCCAAAACCACAGCCCCCGTACTACCCTCTCCCCATGCCAAAGCCACAGCCCTCGGCAAACAGGAGACCTTCGgcttccttcccttccctctacTACCCCCCAGATTATGACAACGGTGATCtgggagagaagcaggagagcGATGAAGAGCTGGAGAACTTTATGGAGAAAATCTACTTTCACCGTCGAATCTTTTAG